In the genome of Dyadobacter fermentans DSM 18053, the window CAATAAACTGCCCGCCGCCCGCGATCATCAGCATATCGAATCCTCGCAACGCATCGATCGACGCGAGCCGCCCGGGGGAGCTGGACGGCCTTACTTCCTTTTTAACGACAACAGACGGTGCTTCCATAGGTTTAGGATAACTATTTGGAATAGAAGGTGCTGTACTACGGATTTTTACCCGTAGCCGGCATCCTTATTTGCGAGCGCCGGGATCTTGTCCGGCCACTTCTGTTTCTGTCAGCAGCCGTGCAGAAGCTTTATCGAGGAAAAAGGTGCAGTCCGGGTGAAGCTGCAAAATGCTAGCCGGGAATGCATTACTTACCTCGTTTTCGAGGCTATTCCGCACGGCCACTGCCTTCCGTTCATCAGGAACCGAGCAAATGACGTGCGCCGACTTCATAATCTGCCTTACCGACATGCTGATGGCCTGCAACGGCACTTCTTCCAGCGATCCGAACCAACCTTCGCCCATTTGTTGCAGGCGGCAGGGCTCGTCGAGGTTCACAACCAGGTAAGGCGACTCTGTATTGAAATCCGCCGGCGGATCATTGAACGCGAGGTGCCCGTTTTCACCGATGCCCACCAATGCGACGTCGACCGGATGCTCGCTGATTTGGTCAGCCAGGTATTGCAGTTCTTTTTCCAGATCACCTTCTCCGTTGATCAGGTAAGAAGCGCGCAACGGCGGCACGCGGGACAGGAATCGCTCAGCCAGATATTTGCGGAAGCTGGCCGGATGCGTAACCGGCAGGCCGATATACTCATCCAAATGGAACATAGTCACCTTCGACCAGTCGATGTCCTTCTCTTCGATTAATTGGTTCAATGTTTCGAACTGGCTGGTGCCAGTGGCGAGGATCACATTCGCAAATCCCTGACTCGCTATCGTATCCCTGATGATCATAGCCGCGTAAGCGCCTGCACTTTGTCCCAGCTCCTCTTTTGTCTCCGAAATAATAACTTTCATGCTCTTTTATGATTTAACCTCCGTATTACCGCCCTCTTTCAATGCAATGTCGACGGGCTTATTTTTCTTCCAGGAACCGTTTGTGAAGTCGGGAATATCAATTGAATTGGACCTGTTCGCGACGGACCACTCTGTGAGCGGCGAGATCACGCTCCATGACGCGGCGTCGTATACGTCCTGATCGAGCGGCAGCCCATTCCGCAGACAGTCGATCAGCCGCCAGTCCATCATGAAATCCATCCCGCCGTGGCCGCCGACCTTTTTGGCCAGCTCACCCACCTTCTTCACGATTTCCGGCTGGTATTGCTGTTCGAGCTTCTTGTATTCTTCGGGCTTAATCCATTCATGCCCGCTCGAAATACGGCCTTGCGTGCCGTCTTCCGGCAACGGGTATTTCTGCGCAGCCGCTTTGGTGCCGCTGATCAAATGCAACCGCGAATAGGGCCGCGGCGTCGAAACGTCGTGTTGCAGCATAATCGTTTTGCCCTTATTCGTTTTGATCGTGGTCGTGTTCATATTACCCCGGTACGACTTCCCCGCAAACCGCTTGAAATCGGCATCCTTGGCCGCCAGCTCATTCGCCTTCGCTTGCAGCATGTAGTCATTGCTGCTCATCGACACCAGGTAATCCATTTTATCACCCCTATTAATATCGAGCACCTGAGCTACCGGCCCAAGTCCATGCATCGGATACAGGTTTCCATTCCGCTGGTTTTCCTTCAAGCGCCAGAGGTCAAACCGCTTGTCTTTTTGAAATAATGATTCGAAAATATCATGGATGTAGGCGCCTTCCACGTGCACAATCTCCCCGAAAAAGCCTTGGCGGGACATATTTAGGGTGAGTAGTTCAAAAAAGTCGTAGCAGCAGTTTTCGAGCATCATGCAATGCTTCTTGGTGCGTTCGGATGTTTCAACGAGCTTCCAGCAATCTTCCACGGTCGTTGCGGCTGGAATCTCCGTTGCCACATGCTTGCCGTGCTCCATCGCGTACAACGCCATCGGCGTATGCAGGTTCCACGGGGTGCAAATGTAGATCAGGTCGATGTCGTCGCGCTCGCAAAGCTTCTTCCACGCATCGGGCGAACCTGAGTAAGCGTCGGGCGAATGCCCCGCATCGGTCAGCATTTTCTTTGCATTGTTGGCTTTATCCGGCAAAATATCTGCAACACC includes:
- a CDS encoding glucosamine-6-phosphate deaminase, with protein sequence MKVIISETKEELGQSAGAYAAMIIRDTIASQGFANVILATGTSQFETLNQLIEEKDIDWSKVTMFHLDEYIGLPVTHPASFRKYLAERFLSRVPPLRASYLINGEGDLEKELQYLADQISEHPVDVALVGIGENGHLAFNDPPADFNTESPYLVVNLDEPCRLQQMGEGWFGSLEEVPLQAISMSVRQIMKSAHVICSVPDERKAVAVRNSLENEVSNAFPASILQLHPDCTFFLDKASARLLTETEVAGQDPGARK
- a CDS encoding Gfo/Idh/MocA family protein, whose amino-acid sequence is MKKRDFLKIAGLGTLGMAGANAAIADTPGLVVPRDRKQIFNMSGFAAPKIDVVRIGYIGMGNRGGGAIKRIVHLKNVQVKGVADILPDKANNAKKMLTDAGHSPDAYSGSPDAWKKLCERDDIDLIYICTPWNLHTPMALYAMEHGKHVATEIPAATTVEDCWKLVETSERTKKHCMMLENCCYDFFELLTLNMSRQGFFGEIVHVEGAYIHDIFESLFQKDKRFDLWRLKENQRNGNLYPMHGLGPVAQVLDINRGDKMDYLVSMSSNDYMLQAKANELAAKDADFKRFAGKSYRGNMNTTTIKTNKGKTIMLQHDVSTPRPYSRLHLISGTKAAAQKYPLPEDGTQGRISSGHEWIKPEEYKKLEQQYQPEIVKKVGELAKKVGGHGGMDFMMDWRLIDCLRNGLPLDQDVYDAASWSVISPLTEWSVANRSNSIDIPDFTNGSWKKNKPVDIALKEGGNTEVKS